One window of Inquilinus sp. Marseille-Q2685 genomic DNA carries:
- a CDS encoding ABC transporter permease — MARLLLLLGRRLVKMVLVVLAVAVVSFLLIHAAPGDPASVIAGQSGAADQQLVDQLRQQFGLDKPLITQLGIYLGHVAQLDLGFSYPQQRSVASLILERLPATLLLTGTAFLLALLAGVVAGVVAARHAGRWLDSMVTVVALCFYATPIFWVGLMLVLVFSVWLNWLPSFGSETVGADLTGLAAVLDTLWYLTLPAVTLGLFYMAVYARMTRASMLEVADQDHIRTARAKGVPEGRILRRHVLRNALLPIVTLAGIQAGQLVGGAVLVETVFAWPGIGRLAFDALMARDYQLLLGVFLCTSVLVVLFNLVTDLLYLVIDPRVEAV, encoded by the coding sequence ATGGCGCGCCTCCTGCTCCTGCTCGGCCGGCGCCTGGTCAAGATGGTGCTGGTCGTGCTGGCGGTCGCGGTGGTCAGCTTCCTGCTGATCCATGCCGCGCCCGGCGACCCGGCCAGCGTCATTGCCGGCCAGTCCGGGGCGGCGGACCAGCAGCTGGTCGACCAGCTGCGCCAGCAATTCGGCCTGGACAAGCCGCTGATCACCCAGCTCGGCATCTATCTCGGCCATGTGGCGCAGCTCGATCTCGGTTTCTCCTATCCGCAGCAGCGCAGCGTCGCCTCGCTGATCCTGGAGCGGCTGCCGGCCACGCTGCTGCTGACCGGCACCGCCTTCCTCCTGGCGCTGCTGGCCGGGGTGGTCGCGGGGGTGGTGGCGGCGCGCCATGCCGGGCGCTGGCTCGACAGCATGGTCACCGTCGTCGCCCTGTGCTTCTACGCCACCCCGATCTTCTGGGTCGGGCTGATGCTGGTGCTGGTGTTCAGCGTCTGGCTGAACTGGCTGCCCAGCTTCGGCAGCGAGACCGTCGGCGCCGACCTGACCGGGCTCGCCGCGGTGCTCGACACGCTATGGTACCTGACCCTGCCGGCGGTGACGCTCGGCCTGTTCTACATGGCCGTCTATGCCCGCATGACCCGCGCCTCGATGCTGGAGGTGGCGGACCAGGACCATATCCGCACCGCCCGCGCCAAAGGCGTGCCGGAAGGGCGGATCCTGCGCCGGCACGTGCTGCGCAACGCCCTCCTGCCGATCGTCACCCTGGCCGGCATTCAGGCGGGGCAGCTGGTCGGCGGCGCCGTGCTGGTCGAGACCGTCTTCGCCTGGCCCGGCATCGGCCGGCTGGCCTTCGACGCGCTGATGGCCCGCGACTACCAGCTGCTGCTCGGCGTCTTCCTCTGCACCTCGGTGCTGGTGGTGCTGTTCAACCTGGTGACCGACCTCTTGTACCTCGTGATCGATCCGCGGGTGGAGGCGGTGTGA
- a CDS encoding ABC transporter substrate-binding protein: protein MDIHGLTRRHLLATAGAVTLLSLAEARAQGVAPKAGGTLTTVITPEPPLLVPGVNNQGPTLIVSSKIYQGLISYAPDLTPQPALAKSWELSDDKLTYTFHLQPNVSFHDGKPMTADDVIFSIMKFHMELAPRARGVFSKIKAAEAPDPNTVKLTLDSPFEPFLLMFDVTTCAIVPKHLYDGTDYRNNPANQHPVGTGPFAFDAWQRGSFIRLKKFAGYWKPGQPYLDQLIYRIVPDSQSRALALETGQVQMTQFNDIEPFDVPRFQQLPTLMVETRGWEYFAPLMWLELNNRVKPLDDVRVRQAISHALDRDFIVKRLWFGVGKPATSPVASATRYHDPDAKLQAYDLEAAAKLLDDAGLKPDANGVRFTIKHLAIPYGEIWSRLSEYVRASLGKIGIQVVLETTDAGSWAKRVGDWDYETAINFVYQYGDPTLGVERTYVSSNIKKVTFANTEGYSNPAVDKLFETARLSGDPEERKKAFYEVQKILTQEVPVVWLMEMSFPTIHDRRVNNLITTGTGVHACFDDVFIA, encoded by the coding sequence ATGGACATCCATGGCTTGACACGGCGGCATCTGCTCGCCACCGCCGGGGCGGTCACGCTCCTCAGCCTCGCCGAGGCCCGGGCGCAGGGCGTGGCGCCCAAGGCCGGCGGCACGCTCACCACCGTGATCACGCCGGAGCCGCCGCTGCTGGTGCCGGGCGTGAACAATCAGGGTCCGACCCTGATCGTCTCCAGCAAGATTTATCAGGGGCTGATCAGCTACGCCCCCGACCTGACGCCCCAGCCGGCGCTGGCGAAGAGCTGGGAGCTGTCGGACGACAAGCTGACCTACACCTTCCATCTGCAGCCGAACGTGTCGTTCCACGACGGCAAGCCGATGACGGCCGACGACGTGATCTTCTCGATCATGAAGTTCCACATGGAGCTGGCGCCCCGGGCCCGCGGCGTGTTCTCGAAGATCAAGGCGGCGGAGGCGCCGGACCCGAACACGGTGAAGCTGACGCTCGATTCACCGTTCGAGCCGTTCCTCCTGATGTTCGACGTGACCACCTGCGCGATCGTGCCGAAGCACCTCTACGACGGCACCGACTACCGCAACAACCCGGCGAACCAGCACCCGGTCGGCACCGGGCCCTTCGCCTTCGACGCCTGGCAGCGCGGCAGCTTCATCCGGCTGAAGAAGTTCGCCGGCTACTGGAAGCCGGGGCAGCCCTATCTCGATCAGCTGATCTACCGGATCGTGCCGGACAGCCAGAGCCGGGCGCTGGCGCTGGAGACCGGCCAGGTCCAGATGACCCAGTTCAACGACATCGAGCCGTTCGACGTGCCGCGGTTCCAGCAGCTGCCGACGCTGATGGTCGAGACAAGGGGCTGGGAATACTTCGCGCCGCTGATGTGGCTCGAGCTCAACAACCGGGTGAAGCCGCTGGACGACGTCCGCGTGCGCCAGGCGATCAGCCACGCGCTCGACCGCGACTTCATCGTCAAGCGGCTGTGGTTCGGCGTCGGCAAGCCGGCGACCAGCCCGGTCGCTTCGGCCACCCGCTACCACGATCCCGACGCGAAGCTGCAGGCCTACGACCTCGAGGCGGCGGCGAAGCTGCTGGACGACGCCGGGCTGAAGCCCGACGCCAACGGCGTCCGCTTCACCATCAAGCACCTCGCCATCCCCTATGGCGAGATCTGGTCGCGCCTGTCGGAATATGTCCGGGCGTCGCTCGGCAAGATCGGCATCCAGGTGGTGCTGGAGACGACCGACGCCGGCAGCTGGGCCAAGCGCGTCGGCGACTGGGACTACGAGACCGCGATCAACTTCGTCTACCAGTACGGCGACCCGACGCTGGGGGTCGAGCGCACCTATGTCAGCAGCAACATCAAGAAGGTGACCTTCGCCAACACCGAAGGCTACTCCAACCCGGCGGTCGACAAGCTGTTCGAGACTGCCCGCCTGTCCGGCGATCCCGAGGAGCGGAAGAAGGCCTTCTACGAGGTGCAGAAGATCCTGACCCAGGAGGTGCCGGTGGTCTGGTTGATGGAGATGAGCTTCCCGACCATCCACGACCGGCGGGTGAACAACCTGATCACCACCGGAACCGGCGTGCACGCCTGTTTCGACGACGTCTTCATCGCCTGA
- a CDS encoding alanyl-tRNA editing protein, producing MARSFYHENPDHLTLETEVVDARPGRVLLARSPFYPGGGGQLPDRGTLRWQGGEVAVAGFEPAGGKVWHLLDDPTVEMAGPVEAAVDPDFRRMMRELHTGTHILNALVFRHFDGALVTGAQLGADGTARLDFDLPDADNDRLRALEPEINDLIRQDLAVRDDYVPLAEAHNTRGLIRSKSVTPPPTADGLIRIVDIAGLDRQACGGTHLASTGRSGPIRILKVDNKGRHNRRIRIGLAEAAS from the coding sequence ATGGCACGCTCCTTCTATCACGAGAATCCGGACCACCTTACCCTCGAGACCGAGGTGGTCGACGCCCGTCCCGGCCGGGTGCTGCTGGCCCGGTCTCCCTTCTATCCCGGTGGCGGCGGGCAGCTGCCGGACCGCGGCACGCTGCGCTGGCAGGGCGGCGAGGTCGCGGTCGCCGGCTTCGAACCCGCCGGCGGCAAGGTCTGGCACCTGCTGGACGATCCCACGGTCGAGATGGCCGGCCCGGTCGAGGCCGCGGTCGACCCCGACTTCCGCCGGATGATGCGCGAGCTGCACACCGGCACGCATATCCTGAACGCGCTGGTCTTCCGGCACTTCGACGGCGCGCTCGTCACCGGGGCTCAGCTGGGCGCCGACGGGACGGCCCGGCTCGACTTCGACCTGCCCGATGCCGACAACGACCGCCTGCGCGCGCTCGAGCCCGAGATCAACGACCTCATCCGCCAGGATCTCGCCGTGCGCGACGACTATGTGCCGCTGGCCGAGGCCCACAACACGCGGGGGCTGATCCGCTCGAAATCCGTGACGCCGCCGCCGACGGCGGACGGGCTGATCCGCATCGTCGACATCGCCGGGCTCGACCGTCAGGCCTGCGGCGGAACGCATCTGGCCTCCACCGGCCGGTCCGGGCCGATCCGGATCCTCAAGGTCGACAACAAGGGCCGTCACAACCGGCGCATCCGCATCGGCCTCGCCGAGGCGGCGTCCTGA
- a CDS encoding M20 family metallo-hydrolase — translation MVPEIAPARLLRRLDELAAFGATPAGGVDRQALSQPEIAARRYVLDIAAGRGFRSFVDPIGNLFLRREGTDPSLPPVVAGSHLDSQPRGGRYDGALGVMAALECLEAIDDAGLIHRPPVEVVAWTNEEGSRFAPGAMGSMAYSGARPLAELLASRDAEGIAVADALPAALAATPEAEPRPLGAPLAAYLELHIEQGPVLEAEGIPVGIVTGIQGARWLEVTVSGEAGHAGTTPEAFRKDAFVAAQRIIAELRAALADPEDRTRFTIGRFALHPGSVNTIPAEATFSIDLRHPEEDRLDALETAVRSIVAERAAPCRAVIRPLLTIPGRRFPDRITGLCAEAVRECGFPERRLVSGAFHDAQFIAGICPSGMIFVPCRGGISHNEAEHVEPEHAVAGTRVLLAALLRLAA, via the coding sequence ATGGTCCCCGAGATCGCCCCCGCGCGGCTGCTGCGGCGGCTGGACGAGCTCGCCGCCTTCGGCGCCACCCCGGCCGGCGGCGTCGACCGCCAGGCCCTGTCGCAGCCGGAGATCGCGGCCCGGCGCTATGTCCTCGATATCGCCGCGGGGCGCGGCTTCCGCAGCTTCGTCGATCCGATCGGCAACCTGTTCCTGCGGCGCGAGGGCACCGACCCGTCGCTGCCGCCGGTCGTCGCCGGCAGCCATCTCGACAGCCAGCCGCGCGGCGGGCGCTATGACGGCGCGCTCGGCGTGATGGCGGCGCTGGAATGCCTGGAGGCGATCGACGATGCCGGCCTCATCCACCGCCCGCCGGTCGAGGTGGTAGCCTGGACCAATGAGGAGGGCAGCCGCTTCGCCCCGGGCGCCATGGGCTCGATGGCCTATAGCGGCGCCCGGCCGCTGGCCGAGCTGCTGGCCAGCCGCGACGCCGAGGGCATCGCCGTCGCCGACGCCCTGCCGGCGGCGCTGGCCGCCACGCCGGAGGCGGAACCGCGGCCGCTTGGCGCGCCGCTCGCCGCCTATCTCGAGCTGCATATCGAGCAGGGGCCGGTGCTGGAGGCGGAGGGCATCCCGGTCGGCATCGTCACCGGCATCCAGGGCGCCCGCTGGCTCGAGGTGACGGTGTCGGGCGAGGCCGGCCACGCCGGCACCACGCCGGAGGCGTTCCGCAAGGACGCCTTCGTCGCGGCGCAGCGGATCATCGCCGAACTGCGCGCGGCCCTGGCCGATCCGGAGGACCGCACCCGCTTCACCATCGGCCGCTTCGCCCTGCACCCCGGCTCGGTCAACACCATCCCGGCCGAGGCAACGTTCTCGATCGACCTGAGGCATCCGGAGGAGGACCGGCTCGACGCGCTGGAGACTGCAGTCCGGAGCATCGTCGCCGAACGCGCCGCGCCCTGCCGGGCGGTGATCCGGCCGCTCCTGACCATCCCCGGCCGGCGCTTTCCCGACCGGATCACCGGGCTCTGCGCCGAGGCGGTGCGGGAGTGCGGCTTTCCGGAGCGGCGCCTGGTCTCCGGCGCCTTCCACGACGCCCAGTTCATCGCCGGGATCTGCCCGTCCGGCATGATCTTTGTGCCCTGCCGCGGCGGCATCAGCCACAACGAGGCGGAGCATGTCGAACCGGAGCACGCCGTGGCCGGCACCCGGGTCCTGCTCGCCGCCCTGCTGCGCCTGGCCGCCTAG
- a CDS encoding BtpA/SgcQ family protein — protein sequence MTETKAVAETRGHAIRDIFGRSKAVIGVVHLLALPGAPQYRGGGVDAIYDRAMADAEAYLAGGCDGLIVENHGDIPFAKPDDIGPETASHMAVIADRIQRQLGKPIGINVLANAAIPAFAVACAAQAAFVRVNQWANAYVANEGFVEGEAARALRYRARLRADGIRVFADAHVKHGAHAITGDRPVEELARDVEFFDADAVIATGQRTGHAADLDYIRTIAGATTLPSLVGSGVTPENVNAILGVVDAVIVASALKRDGVWWNPVDPERVRRFIAGIDR from the coding sequence ATGACCGAGACCAAAGCGGTGGCCGAGACCCGGGGCCACGCCATCCGCGACATCTTCGGCCGAAGCAAGGCGGTGATCGGCGTCGTCCATCTGCTGGCCCTGCCCGGCGCGCCGCAGTATCGCGGCGGCGGGGTCGATGCCATCTATGACCGCGCCATGGCCGACGCCGAGGCCTATCTGGCCGGCGGCTGCGACGGGCTGATCGTCGAGAACCACGGCGACATCCCCTTCGCCAAGCCGGACGACATCGGGCCGGAGACGGCGTCGCACATGGCGGTGATCGCCGACCGCATCCAGCGGCAGCTCGGCAAGCCGATCGGCATCAATGTGCTGGCCAACGCCGCCATCCCTGCCTTCGCTGTCGCCTGCGCCGCTCAGGCGGCCTTCGTGCGGGTAAACCAGTGGGCCAACGCCTATGTCGCCAATGAGGGCTTCGTCGAGGGCGAGGCGGCGCGGGCCCTGCGCTACCGCGCCCGGCTGCGGGCCGACGGCATCCGCGTCTTCGCCGACGCGCATGTCAAGCACGGCGCCCACGCCATCACCGGCGACCGCCCGGTGGAGGAGCTGGCGCGCGACGTGGAGTTCTTCGACGCCGACGCGGTGATCGCCACCGGCCAGCGCACCGGCCACGCCGCCGATCTCGACTACATCCGTACCATCGCCGGCGCCACCACGCTGCCCTCGCTGGTCGGCAGCGGCGTGACGCCGGAGAACGTCAACGCCATCCTCGGCGTCGTCGACGCGGTGATCGTCGCCAGCGCGCTGAAGCGGGATGGGGTGTGGTGGAACCCGGTCGATCCGGAGCGGGTGCGCCGCTTCATCGCCGGCATCGACCGGTGA
- a CDS encoding PfkB family carbohydrate kinase: MTVHVVGNACLDTLYRLQRFPEPGETMVADGMAEDLGGKGLNQAVAAARAGARVHLFAAIGPDRPGEAVAERLAAEGIDAAGLVRLDCPTDRSMIQVDAAGENTIVSVTGCADRFAPPLGTDLDRALEAGDLLLMQGNLRISAVRECFALARGRGVGTVLNPSPIRDSYAAVLPLTDLLVVNRGEACRLGGDADPHRSAQALLRRGASAVVVTLGAAGASLVTADGRQGFPAPAVTAVDTAGAGDLLCGVLAGLLDRGVAIEAALPAAIRAAALGVARPGVLSSFPSRAEIDAILPASLARGGAER; this comes from the coding sequence ATGACCGTCCATGTCGTCGGCAATGCCTGTCTCGACACGCTCTACCGGCTGCAGCGCTTCCCGGAGCCGGGGGAGACGATGGTCGCCGACGGCATGGCGGAGGATCTGGGCGGCAAGGGGCTGAACCAGGCGGTCGCGGCGGCGCGCGCGGGAGCGCGGGTCCACCTGTTCGCCGCCATCGGCCCCGACCGGCCGGGCGAGGCGGTGGCGGAGAGGCTGGCGGCGGAGGGGATCGACGCCGCCGGGCTGGTCCGGCTGGATTGTCCGACCGACCGGTCGATGATTCAGGTCGACGCCGCCGGCGAGAACACCATTGTCAGCGTCACCGGCTGCGCCGACCGCTTCGCCCCGCCGCTGGGCACCGATCTGGACCGCGCGCTCGAGGCCGGCGACCTGCTGCTGATGCAGGGCAATCTGCGGATCTCCGCGGTGCGCGAGTGCTTCGCCCTGGCCCGCGGCCGCGGCGTCGGAACCGTGCTGAACCCGTCCCCGATCCGGGATTCCTACGCCGCCGTCCTGCCGCTGACCGACCTGCTGGTGGTCAACCGCGGCGAAGCCTGCCGGCTGGGCGGCGATGCCGACCCGCACCGGTCGGCGCAGGCCCTGCTGCGCCGCGGCGCGTCGGCGGTCGTTGTGACCCTCGGCGCGGCCGGCGCCTCGCTGGTGACGGCCGATGGCCGGCAGGGTTTTCCCGCGCCTGCCGTCACGGCTGTCGACACCGCCGGCGCTGGCGACCTGCTCTGCGGCGTGCTGGCCGGGCTGCTCGACCGCGGCGTGGCGATCGAAGCGGCACTGCCCGCCGCGATCCGCGCCGCCGCCCTCGGCGTCGCCCGGCCGGGCGTCCTGTCTTCATTTCCGAGCCGGGCGGAGATCGACGCGATCCTGCCCGCATCCCTGGCCCGAGGAGGGGCCGAGCGATGA
- a CDS encoding glutamine amidotransferase, giving the protein MAKHKILLAGESWVSTATHIKGFDQFPTVTYHQGAEPLLEALKDSPFDIHYMPAHLAQRDFPQSIEGLQAYDAVILSDIGANTLLLHPDTWVHSRRTPNRLKLLRDYVRGGGGLLMFGGYYSFQGINGGARFHKTAVEEVLPVEILPVDDRVEVPEGFDPKTVADHPILAGLPGPWPALLGFNEVKPKPGAQVLATVGAEYGDLPLLVVGEYGQGRTLAWTSDIGPHWLPPEFAAWDGYGRLWSQALAWTIGKA; this is encoded by the coding sequence ATGGCGAAGCACAAGATCCTGCTGGCGGGCGAATCCTGGGTCTCGACCGCAACCCACATCAAGGGGTTCGACCAGTTCCCGACCGTGACCTACCACCAGGGCGCCGAGCCGCTGCTGGAGGCGCTGAAGGACTCGCCTTTCGACATCCACTACATGCCGGCGCATCTGGCGCAACGCGACTTCCCGCAGTCGATCGAGGGGCTGCAGGCCTATGACGCGGTGATCCTGTCCGACATCGGCGCCAACACGCTGCTGCTGCATCCCGACACCTGGGTGCACAGCCGGCGCACGCCGAACCGGCTGAAGCTGCTGCGCGACTATGTCCGCGGCGGCGGCGGCCTTCTGATGTTCGGCGGCTATTACAGCTTCCAGGGCATCAATGGCGGCGCCCGCTTCCACAAGACCGCGGTGGAGGAGGTGCTGCCGGTCGAGATCCTGCCGGTCGACGACCGGGTCGAGGTGCCGGAGGGTTTCGATCCGAAGACCGTCGCCGACCACCCGATCCTGGCCGGGCTTCCGGGCCCCTGGCCGGCGCTGCTCGGCTTCAACGAGGTGAAGCCGAAGCCGGGCGCGCAGGTGCTGGCCACGGTCGGCGCGGAGTACGGCGACCTGCCGCTGCTGGTGGTCGGGGAGTACGGCCAGGGCCGCACCCTGGCCTGGACCTCCGACATCGGCCCGCACTGGCTGCCGCCGGAATTCGCGGCCTGGGACGGCTATGGCCGCCTGTGGTCCCAGGCCCTCGCCTGGACGATCGGGAAGGCGTGA
- a CDS encoding phosphotriesterase, with protein sequence MTTTDTIGVRSGQVMTVLGPIPVDDMGVTLMHEHILLDTSGWWRRPCCASHIALAEKPIDITMLGELRMNPFLNRDNCFLLDVDLAVEELGKFAELGGATVVDPTCFGIGRDPEALQRISRRTGLNIVMGSGYYLQHSHPEEVRTMEVDAIADKIVRDVGGAPPAEDDDGPVIQAGLIGEIGISKDFTAQEEKSLRGAARAARRTGVPLSIHLPGWERLAHRVLDVIEEEGADLRHTVLCHMNPSHGDLSYQKALAGRGAFLEYDMIGMDYYYADQKAQSPSDEQNARAIVSLIESGHEDRLLLSQDVFLKMMLTRYGGFGYGYILKHFVPRLRRHGVDRATIDRLLIDNPRRVFSAAHNTKA encoded by the coding sequence ATGACCACGACAGACACCATCGGCGTGCGCTCCGGCCAGGTCATGACCGTGCTGGGGCCGATCCCGGTCGACGACATGGGCGTGACCCTGATGCACGAGCACATCCTGCTCGACACCTCCGGCTGGTGGCGGCGGCCGTGCTGCGCCAGCCACATCGCCCTGGCCGAGAAGCCGATCGACATCACCATGCTCGGTGAGCTGCGGATGAACCCGTTCCTGAACCGGGACAACTGCTTCCTGCTCGATGTCGACCTGGCGGTGGAGGAGCTGGGCAAGTTCGCCGAGCTGGGCGGCGCCACCGTGGTCGACCCGACCTGCTTCGGCATCGGCCGAGACCCGGAGGCGCTGCAGCGCATCAGCCGCCGCACCGGCCTCAACATCGTCATGGGCTCGGGCTACTACCTGCAGCATTCGCACCCGGAGGAGGTGCGGACGATGGAGGTCGACGCCATCGCCGACAAGATCGTGCGCGACGTCGGCGGGGCGCCGCCGGCCGAGGATGATGACGGGCCGGTGATCCAGGCCGGGCTGATCGGCGAGATCGGCATCAGCAAGGACTTCACGGCGCAGGAAGAGAAGTCGCTGCGCGGCGCCGCCCGCGCCGCTCGCCGCACCGGCGTGCCGCTGTCGATCCACCTGCCGGGGTGGGAGCGGCTGGCCCATCGCGTGCTGGACGTGATCGAGGAGGAGGGGGCGGATCTGCGGCACACCGTGCTGTGCCACATGAACCCGAGCCACGGCGACTTGTCGTACCAGAAGGCGCTGGCCGGCCGCGGCGCCTTCCTGGAATACGACATGATCGGCATGGACTACTACTACGCCGACCAGAAGGCGCAGTCGCCGAGCGACGAGCAGAACGCCCGGGCGATCGTCAGCCTGATCGAATCCGGCCATGAAGACCGGCTGCTGCTGTCGCAGGACGTGTTCCTGAAGATGATGCTGACCCGCTATGGCGGCTTCGGCTACGGCTACATCCTCAAGCATTTCGTGCCCAGGCTGCGCCGGCACGGCGTCGATCGCGCGACGATCGACCGGCTGCTCATCGACAATCCGCGGCGGGTCTTCTCCGCCGCCCACAACACCAAGGCCTGA
- a CDS encoding ABC transporter permease, producing MTEDHAAPAKADRPPGLRHQVMANGGVASIFIFFLAVCILFGLVTDSFLTEANILNILRQSAPLLIVATAMTFVITTGGIDLSVGSMLGLVGALSAVLLQAGVPWPVALIGLVLLGAAIGAVQGFFIAYEGIPAFIVTLAGLGIIRGVALLITQGYSIPIEPTSAFVTIGRGWVAGLPLPAIIAVAVLALGVVIFTQTRFGRYVTGIGANAEAVRRAGVNIRRVTLLVYVLSGAAAALAAVVIAARLGSGSANSGAGFELDVIAAVVLGGTSLFGGRGTMVGTVLGALTVAVIGNGLILAHMSPFLTPIITGVIILIAIWLNFRIFRTTSRR from the coding sequence ATGACCGAGGACCATGCCGCCCCGGCGAAGGCCGACCGGCCGCCGGGGCTGCGCCACCAGGTGATGGCGAACGGCGGCGTCGCCAGCATCTTCATCTTCTTCCTGGCCGTCTGCATCCTGTTCGGCCTGGTCACGGACAGCTTCCTGACCGAGGCCAACATCCTGAACATCCTGCGCCAGAGCGCGCCGCTGCTGATCGTCGCCACGGCGATGACCTTCGTCATCACCACCGGCGGCATCGACCTGTCGGTCGGCTCCATGCTCGGCCTGGTCGGCGCCCTGTCGGCGGTGCTGCTGCAGGCCGGGGTGCCCTGGCCGGTGGCGCTCATCGGCCTGGTCCTTCTGGGCGCAGCCATCGGCGCGGTGCAGGGCTTCTTCATCGCCTATGAGGGCATCCCGGCCTTCATCGTCACCCTGGCCGGGCTCGGCATCATCCGCGGCGTCGCGCTGCTGATCACCCAGGGCTATTCGATCCCGATCGAGCCGACCAGCGCCTTCGTCACCATCGGCCGCGGCTGGGTGGCGGGGCTGCCGCTGCCGGCGATCATCGCGGTCGCGGTGCTGGCGCTCGGCGTCGTGATCTTCACCCAGACCCGCTTCGGCCGCTACGTCACCGGCATCGGCGCCAATGCCGAGGCGGTGCGCCGCGCCGGCGTGAACATCCGGCGGGTGACGCTCCTGGTCTACGTCCTGTCCGGCGCCGCCGCGGCGCTGGCAGCGGTGGTGATCGCGGCGCGGCTGGGCAGCGGCTCGGCCAATTCCGGGGCGGGGTTCGAGCTCGACGTCATCGCCGCGGTGGTGCTGGGCGGCACCAGCCTGTTCGGCGGCCGCGGCACCATGGTCGGCACCGTGCTGGGCGCCCTGACCGTCGCGGTGATCGGCAACGGCCTGATCCTGGCGCATATGTCGCCGTTCCTGACGCCCATCATCACCGGCGTGATCATCCTGATCGCGATCTGGCTCAACTTCCGGATCTTCCGGACCACGTCCCGCCGCTGA
- a CDS encoding ATP-binding cassette domain-containing protein: protein MDEPVRVRMSGICKRYGAIQTLDNVDLTLRRGEVLGLVGDNGAGKSTLSKVLSGAVIPDAGTIEIDGAPVRFESPADARRHRVEMVYQDLSLCDTVDVAGNLFLGREPRRGAFGLSFLDKGRMHAEARRMLDGLGIRIPNTWLKVENLSGGQRQSIAIGRAASFDPKVLIMDEPTAALAVAEVEAVLELIRTVSARGVSVILITHRLQDLFLVCDRIQVMYEGRAIAERNIADTNIEEVVDLIVGRKFTARSARMGGGAGAEARA from the coding sequence TTGGACGAACCTGTCCGCGTCCGCATGAGCGGCATCTGCAAGCGCTACGGCGCGATCCAGACGCTCGACAATGTCGACCTGACCCTGCGCCGCGGCGAGGTGCTGGGGCTGGTCGGCGATAACGGCGCCGGCAAGTCGACGCTGAGCAAGGTGCTGTCCGGCGCCGTGATCCCCGACGCCGGCACGATCGAGATCGACGGTGCCCCGGTGCGGTTCGAAAGCCCGGCCGATGCCCGCCGGCACCGCGTCGAGATGGTCTATCAGGACCTGTCGCTGTGCGACACGGTCGACGTCGCCGGCAACCTCTTCCTGGGGCGGGAGCCGCGGCGCGGCGCCTTCGGCCTGTCCTTCCTTGACAAGGGGCGGATGCACGCCGAGGCGCGGCGGATGCTGGACGGGCTCGGCATCCGCATCCCGAACACCTGGCTGAAGGTCGAGAACCTGTCGGGCGGCCAGCGCCAAAGCATCGCCATCGGCCGCGCCGCCTCCTTCGATCCGAAGGTCCTGATCATGGACGAGCCGACGGCGGCGCTGGCCGTCGCCGAGGTCGAGGCGGTGCTGGAGCTGATCCGCACGGTCAGCGCCCGCGGCGTCAGCGTCATCCTGATCACCCATCGGCTGCAGGACCTGTTCCTGGTCTGCGACCGGATCCAGGTGATGTACGAGGGCCGCGCCATCGCCGAGCGGAATATCGCGGACACCAATATCGAGGAGGTGGTCGACCTGATCGTCGGCCGGAAGTTCACCGCCCGCTCGGCCCGAATGGGCGGCGGCGCGGGCGCGGAGGCGCGGGCATGA